The Rahnella aquatilis CIP 78.65 = ATCC 33071 genomic sequence ACAACGGTAATATTCTCATCCCATTGTGAGTAATAATTGCAAAAAACAATCTGATGAGTTTACAGGCTAACAAACTGTGCCACATCACACTCATTTTCTGCTCGGGGTATTTAACTCATGCTTACAGATATTGCGATATGCCAGGCAGTTCTTGATGCTCTTCCCGAAGCGACAGTCCTTAAAGATAATGAGCGTAAACTGGTATTTCTTAATCAGAAAGCCAGCGAATTTTATGGGCGTGCGCGGGAAGAATTAATTGGTCAGGATGTTTCTTTTTTCACGGATCCTGAACAAGCTGCCCGGCAGCGTGAACGCGATATCGAAGTTCTGGAAACCGGCGAGAAAACGGTCAACGAAGAAACGCTGGTTGACCCGTCAGGTAAGCGACGCAATGTGCTGGTGCGTAAATCCCGCGTCACACTGGAGGCACGGCATTTCATTCTGACCTCCATTATGGATATTTCACTTTTGCGCAGTTCAGAAGCGCAGATCCGCTACCTTGCCCGTCATGACGTATTAACCGGCCTGCCAAACCGGACGGCATTGAGTGAAGAACTTAGCCAGATTGCCGCCCAGCGCATGTATCGCCCCGAGCCCTGCGCCCTCTTCTTGTTGAATCTCAATGATTTCAATTACATCAACGACACATATGGCTATCAGGCGGGCGATGCCATTCTCTGCGAATTCGGCCAGCGCCTGCGTAATGAAGTCGGCAACAGCGGAACGGTTTCGCGCATCGGCGGCGATGAGTTTTCGATTATCCTGCGCAATAATCCGACCAGTGAAATGGCCAATAATCTGGCGCTGGAAATACTGGTGATGATGCGACAGCCGTTTACGCTGACGCGGGCCAATCCGATGATGACGATTTCATTCGGCATCGTGATGTTTGGCGCAGAGAATATTACCGCCGGCGAGATCATGCGCCGCGGGAATACGGCGCTGCTGGAAGCCAAGCAGCGTGGCAAAAATATGTTCTCGTTTTATTCTGAATTGCTCGATGCCAGCAGTGTCAGTAAACGCATTATGGTGAAAGCGCTGGCGGAATCGCTGGCCAGAGAAGGCGACCTGACCTGCGTTTATCAGCCTATTTTACGCAGCCACGATGAAAAGGTCGTTTGCGTTGAAGCACTGGCGCGCTGGAACCATGGCGTGCTCGGACAGGTTTCGCCGGTGCAGTTTATTGCCCTGGCCGAAGAGACCGGGCTGGTTATTCAGCTCGGCGAAATTGTTCTGCGTCAGGCGTGTCGCGATATCAGGAATTTTGAACGGCTCAATCTGGCGATCAACGTTTCTGCCGTTCAGCTCGGTGAGCCGGATTTCGGACCGCGTATTCTGGCGGTTTTGGCGGAGGAAAATTTCCCGCCTCCGCGACTTGAACTTGAACTGACCGAAACCTCCGTGATGAACGCCAACGAGACCAGCCTCAGCCATCTCGCTAAATTACGGCAGGTTGGGGTGAAAATTTCGCTGGATGATTTTGGTACCGGTTATTCCAGTCTCAGTTTGCTGAAAGATATCTCGGTAGACAGCGTGAAAATTGACCGTTCATTTGTGCAATACGTCACAGAAGTGAATGATACCGCCGCTATTGTTTCTGCCGTGTCTCAGCTTGGCAATAAAATGCATCTTAACGTCATTGCA encodes the following:
- a CDS encoding putative bifunctional diguanylate cyclase/phosphodiesterase — protein: MLTDIAICQAVLDALPEATVLKDNERKLVFLNQKASEFYGRAREELIGQDVSFFTDPEQAARQRERDIEVLETGEKTVNEETLVDPSGKRRNVLVRKSRVTLEARHFILTSIMDISLLRSSEAQIRYLARHDVLTGLPNRTALSEELSQIAAQRMYRPEPCALFLLNLNDFNYINDTYGYQAGDAILCEFGQRLRNEVGNSGTVSRIGGDEFSIILRNNPTSEMANNLALEILVMMRQPFTLTRANPMMTISFGIVMFGAENITAGEIMRRGNTALLEAKQRGKNMFSFYSELLDASSVSKRIMVKALAESLAREGDLTCVYQPILRSHDEKVVCVEALARWNHGVLGQVSPVQFIALAEETGLVIQLGEIVLRQACRDIRNFERLNLAINVSAVQLGEPDFGPRILAVLAEENFPPPRLELELTETSVMNANETSLSHLAKLRQVGVKISLDDFGTGYSSLSLLKDISVDSVKIDRSFVQYVTEVNDTAAIVSAVSQLGNKMHLNVIAEGVENQLQKSFLVSAGCSHLQGYLFSRPVPVEVLKTLLSNEMNMLAST